One genomic region from Pogoniulus pusillus isolate bPogPus1 chromosome 40, bPogPus1.pri, whole genome shotgun sequence encodes:
- the TCAP gene encoding telethonin, protein MLGPSAVVRSGGLLAGARLGCRLREEDAGRRETFSAEWLDLELSTRPERGWCRREVDQQRRETLEQFGELRVLEQRSPWGVLRVGCVGQPLAQHLLPYARTLPLPLFAPPDLRGAKAGLRRTLSRSLSHEAQRG, encoded by the exons atgcTGGGGCCCAGCGCGGTGGTGCGCAGCGGGGGGCTGCTGGCCGGGGCCCGCCTGGGCTGCCGCCTGCGGGAGGAGGACGCTGGGCGCAGGGAGACCTTCAGCGCCGAGTGGTTGGACCTGGAGCTCAGCACCCGGCCCGAGAGAGG GTGGTGCCGGCGGGAGGTGGACCAGCAGCGCCGGGAGACGCTGGAGCAGTTCGGGGAGCTGCGGGTGCTGGAGCAGCGCTCGCCCTGGGGGGTGCTGCGAGTGGGCTGCGTGgggcagcccctggcacagcacctCCTGCCCTACGCCcgcaccctgcccctgcccctctttGCCCCCCCGGATCTGCGCGGTGCCAAGGCAGGGCTCCGCCGCACCCTCTCCCGCTCCCTGTCCCACGAAGCACAACGAGGCTGA
- the PNMT gene encoding phenylethanolamine N-methyltransferase — MSSLAALREGYERFDPAAYLHNNYLPPRADFSSEDFVVPWKLRCLAETFASGEIRGRTLLDVGSGPTIYQLLSACDHFEEIVATDYLAVNREELRRWARGEPGTFDWSPFIRHVCKIEGRGEPWQEKQRRLRARLRRILPIDVHQPQPLGCPLCPPADALLSAFCLEAVSPDHAAFTRALAHVGTLLRPGGHLLLLGALGESFYLAGAARLPVVPLSEEDVRAALADASFALREFRSYSMPPALRTGVDDVEGVFFVHAQKPLEA; from the exons atgagcagcctggcagcgcTGCGGGAGGGCTACGAACGCTTCGACCCCGCCGCATACCTGCACAACAATTACCTGCCCCCCCGCGCCGACTTCTCCTCCGAGGACTTCGTCGTGCCCTGGAAGCTGCGATGCTTGGCCGAGACCTTTGCCAGCG GTGAGATCCGCGGCCGCACGCTGCTGGACGTGGGCTCGGGCCCCACCATCTACCAGCTGCTGAGCGCCTGCGACCACTTCGAGGAGATTGTGGCCACCGACTACCTGGCGGTGAACCGGGAGGAGCTGAGGCGCTGGGCACGGGGCGAGCCTGGCACCTTCGACTGGAGCCCTTTCATCCGGCACGTCTGCAAGATCGAGGGACGAGG GGAGCcctggcaggagaagcagcGGCGGCTGCGGGCACGGCTGAGGCGCATCCTGCCCATCGACGTGCACCAGCCGCAGCCGCTGGggtgccctctgtgcccgcCGGCCGAtgccctgctctctgccttctgcctggaaGCCGTCAGCCCCGACCACGCCGCCTTCACCCGCGCCTTGGCACACGTGGGCACGCTGCTGCGCCCGGGggggcacctcctgctgctgggggcgcTGGGGGAGTCCTTCTACCTGGCGGGGGCCGCTCGGCTGCCCGTGGTGCCGCTGTCAGAGGAGGACGTGCGAGCCGCCCTGGCTGATGCCAGCTTTGCCCTCCGCGAGTTCCGCTCCTACTCCATGCCCCCCGCGCTCCGCACCGGCGTCGATGACGTCGAGGGAGTCTTCTTCGTCCACGCCCAGAAACCTCTGGAGGCTTGA
- the PGAP3 gene encoding post-GPI attachment to proteins factor 3 isoform X2 — MAAAARTALLLLLGAAAAPVPARGSQGDREPLYRECLSRCERQNCSGAALKHFRARQPLYMGLTGWSCRDDCKYECMWRTVRLYLQGGHRVPQFHGKWPFWRFLCFQEPASAFASFLNGLASFVMLLRYKAAVPPASPMYPTCVAFAWKLDYFCASAVVLHSVYLCCVRTLGLQRPALISIFRAFLLLFLACHISYLTLVRFDYGYNMAANAAVGLLNLAWWLRWCLRNRPRLPHVWKCAAVVLLLQALALLELLDFPPLFWVLDAHALWHIGTIPLNVLFYSFLMDDSLYLLKANSDLFKVD, encoded by the exons ATGGCGGCCGCGGCGCGAAccgcgctgctgctgctgcttggagcaGCAGCGGCGCCGGTCCCGGCCCGGGGCTCGCAAGGGGACCGGGAACCGCTGTACCGCGAGTGCCTGAGCCGCTGCGAACGGCAGAACTGCTCGGGGGCGGCGCTGAAGCACTTCCGCGCTCGCCAACCGCTCTACATGGGCCTGACAG gctggagctgcagagacGACTGCAAGTACGAGTGCATGTGGCGCACGGTGCGGCTCTACCTGCAGGGGGGCCACCGAGTGCCCCAGTTCCACGGCAAG TGGCCCTTCTGGCGCTTCCTCTGCTTCCAGGAGCCAGCCTCTGCCTTCGCCTCCTTCCTCAACGGCCTGGCCAGCTTCGTCATGCTGCTGCGCTACAAAGCCGCCGTGCCCCCGGCCTCGCCCATGTACCCGACCTGCGTCGCCTTCGCCTGG AAGCTGGACTACTTCTGCGCCTCGGCCGTGGTGCTGCACTCTGTGTACCTCTGCTGCGTCAG GACTTTGGGGCTGCAGCGCCCAGCCTTAATCAGCATCTTCAgggccttcctcctcctcttcctcgcctgccacatctcctacctgACCCTGGTCCGCTTTGACTACGGCTACAACATGGCAGCCAACGCTGCCGTCG ggctgctgaacCTGGCGTGGTGGCTGCGCTGGTGCCTGCGGAACCGCCCACGCCTGCCCCACGTCTGGAAGTGCGCGgccgtggtgctgctgctgcaggccctgGCGCTGCTCGAGCTCCTCGACTTCCCCCCCCTCTTCTGGGTGCTGGATGCCCATGCCCTCTGGCACATTGGCACCATCCCCCTCAATGTCCTCTTCTACAG TTTCCTGATGGACGACAGCCTCTACCTCCTGAAGGCCAACTCCGACCTCTTCAAAGTGGACtag
- the PGAP3 gene encoding post-GPI attachment to proteins factor 3 isoform X1, which produces MAAAARTALLLLLGAAAAPVPARGSQGDREPLYRECLSRCERQNCSGAALKHFRARQPLYMGLTGWSCRDDCKYECMWRTVRLYLQGGHRVPQFHGKWPFWRFLCFQEPASAFASFLNGLASFVMLLRYKAAVPPASPMYPTCVAFAWVSLNAWFWSTVFHTRDTAVTEKLDYFCASAVVLHSVYLCCVRTLGLQRPALISIFRAFLLLFLACHISYLTLVRFDYGYNMAANAAVGLLNLAWWLRWCLRNRPRLPHVWKCAAVVLLLQALALLELLDFPPLFWVLDAHALWHIGTIPLNVLFYSFLMDDSLYLLKANSDLFKVD; this is translated from the exons ATGGCGGCCGCGGCGCGAAccgcgctgctgctgctgcttggagcaGCAGCGGCGCCGGTCCCGGCCCGGGGCTCGCAAGGGGACCGGGAACCGCTGTACCGCGAGTGCCTGAGCCGCTGCGAACGGCAGAACTGCTCGGGGGCGGCGCTGAAGCACTTCCGCGCTCGCCAACCGCTCTACATGGGCCTGACAG gctggagctgcagagacGACTGCAAGTACGAGTGCATGTGGCGCACGGTGCGGCTCTACCTGCAGGGGGGCCACCGAGTGCCCCAGTTCCACGGCAAG TGGCCCTTCTGGCGCTTCCTCTGCTTCCAGGAGCCAGCCTCTGCCTTCGCCTCCTTCCTCAACGGCCTGGCCAGCTTCGTCATGCTGCTGCGCTACAAAGCCGCCGTGCCCCCGGCCTCGCCCATGTACCCGACCTGCGTCGCCTTCGCCTGG gTCTCCTTGAACGCCTGGTTCTGGTCCACCGTCTTCCACACTCGGGACACAGCTGTGACAGAG AAGCTGGACTACTTCTGCGCCTCGGCCGTGGTGCTGCACTCTGTGTACCTCTGCTGCGTCAG GACTTTGGGGCTGCAGCGCCCAGCCTTAATCAGCATCTTCAgggccttcctcctcctcttcctcgcctgccacatctcctacctgACCCTGGTCCGCTTTGACTACGGCTACAACATGGCAGCCAACGCTGCCGTCG ggctgctgaacCTGGCGTGGTGGCTGCGCTGGTGCCTGCGGAACCGCCCACGCCTGCCCCACGTCTGGAAGTGCGCGgccgtggtgctgctgctgcaggccctgGCGCTGCTCGAGCTCCTCGACTTCCCCCCCCTCTTCTGGGTGCTGGATGCCCATGCCCTCTGGCACATTGGCACCATCCCCCTCAATGTCCTCTTCTACAG TTTCCTGATGGACGACAGCCTCTACCTCCTGAAGGCCAACTCCGACCTCTTCAAAGTGGACtag